A genomic region of Kribbella sp. NBC_00382 contains the following coding sequences:
- a CDS encoding Acg family FMN-binding oxidoreductase gives MSTDLDSSTDPAVVAAPVSRRSVLHLLGLGSGVVAVAAAGGLTWRSVDGGVFATGTGPAYDAWGQAGPNGQAMNLVSAAILAANAHNTQPWLFKVTSDRIDLFADMSRTIGAMDPLLRELHLSLGCAIENLVVAGPPNGLKTAVSLVPSSSDATHIATVVLTPTAVSQSPLFDAITTRHTSRGAYDTTRAVSSRQLDALRALADSPGIGLVWFTSSAQKQAFSDLTVRATQAIIADEQQAADDFRWYRSDWHDIQQHKDGITIDPSGQSALIRAVSKLIPTSRKQNNDGWLAGTRTTQLPTAAAFGALVVSDPSDRGQRLEAGRIWQRLHLAATVDGLGMQPLCQIPERIDRETSAGLRPEFTDAVAAMLPSGSHPVMTFRIGYPRTASPLSPRRPTADVVTT, from the coding sequence ATGTCGACTGATCTGGATTCATCCACCGATCCGGCGGTGGTTGCCGCGCCGGTGAGCCGTCGCAGCGTTCTGCACCTCCTCGGACTCGGGTCAGGCGTCGTCGCGGTTGCGGCCGCGGGCGGCCTGACCTGGCGTTCTGTCGACGGCGGGGTGTTCGCTACCGGCACCGGCCCGGCCTATGACGCCTGGGGCCAGGCCGGGCCGAACGGGCAGGCCATGAATCTGGTGAGCGCCGCGATTCTTGCTGCCAACGCCCACAACACCCAGCCATGGCTGTTCAAGGTCACCAGCGACCGGATCGACCTGTTCGCAGATATGTCCCGCACCATCGGGGCGATGGACCCACTGTTGCGTGAGCTGCACCTGTCCCTGGGCTGCGCGATCGAGAACCTGGTAGTAGCCGGTCCGCCCAACGGCTTGAAGACGGCAGTCTCGCTGGTACCCAGCAGTTCGGATGCAACCCACATCGCCACCGTGGTGCTGACTCCGACCGCTGTATCGCAGTCGCCGCTGTTCGATGCGATCACCACACGGCACACCAGCCGCGGCGCCTACGACACCACCCGGGCGGTCAGCAGCCGGCAACTCGACGCGCTGCGAGCGTTGGCCGATTCACCCGGCATCGGGCTGGTCTGGTTCACCTCGAGCGCGCAGAAGCAGGCGTTCAGCGACCTGACCGTGCGCGCCACCCAGGCCATCATCGCCGATGAGCAGCAGGCCGCTGACGACTTCCGGTGGTACCGGTCGGACTGGCACGACATCCAGCAGCACAAGGACGGCATCACCATCGACCCGTCCGGACAGTCCGCCCTGATCCGGGCAGTGTCCAAACTCATTCCGACCAGCCGCAAGCAGAACAACGACGGCTGGCTGGCCGGCACCCGCACCACGCAGTTGCCGACCGCGGCGGCATTCGGTGCCCTTGTCGTCAGCGACCCGAGCGATCGCGGCCAGCGTCTCGAGGCTGGGCGGATCTGGCAGCGCCTGCACCTGGCCGCCACCGTTGACGGGCTGGGCATGCAGCCGCTGTGCCAGATTCCTGAGCGCATCGACCGGGAAACCTCGGCCGGCCTGCGACCGGAGTTCACCGACGCGGTCGCGGCGATGCTGCCATCCGGCAGCCATCCGGTCATGACGTTCCGAATCGGATATCCCAGAACAGCGTCGCCGCTGAGCCCGCGCCGGCCGACTGCCGACGTCGTCACTACCTAG
- a CDS encoding APC family permease has product MTQVRSRADAKPAERSAKLGLTQSTALVMGSIIGVGIFSLPYALAAYGPISLLAMAIATIGAVALAMMFAVMSRRLPADGGPYAYARAAFGNGLGFSNAWSYWITAWAGNAAIAVGWVYYVEKFVNKGGATGWSIVIALTGLWIPAAVNLSGVRNMGIFQLWTTVLKFIPLALMSSVGLFFVVGGNFTPWNISGDSNLSAVGGAMAICLFSYLGVETASVAAAKVRDPARNVGRSTIYGTLASGVVYMLSLIAVFGILPAGVLALDGNKASYSAAADAIVGHGSWAGNLVAIAVIISGIGALNGWTMICAEMPLAAAKDGLFPKRFAVLSARRVPAFGIVASTALASAAVILSYLGTSGATVFTTLVLMTGITSAIPYAFSALAQIVWRRHDRRHGFTPRFYLDVSVAAVAFALSLAFIYFSRNTGQTWYVVWGPFLMAAVAALAGIPIYLSKRSSMTEPEPVPEYR; this is encoded by the coding sequence ATGACTCAAGTCCGATCGAGAGCCGATGCGAAGCCGGCCGAACGCTCGGCCAAGTTGGGCCTGACGCAGTCGACAGCCCTGGTGATGGGAAGCATCATCGGGGTCGGCATCTTCAGCCTCCCCTACGCCTTGGCCGCCTACGGCCCGATCAGCCTGCTCGCGATGGCGATCGCTACCATTGGCGCCGTCGCCTTGGCGATGATGTTCGCGGTGATGTCGCGCCGCCTTCCGGCTGACGGCGGACCGTACGCCTACGCACGCGCCGCATTCGGCAACGGGCTCGGTTTCAGCAACGCCTGGTCCTACTGGATCACGGCCTGGGCAGGCAACGCAGCGATCGCGGTGGGCTGGGTCTACTACGTCGAGAAGTTCGTCAACAAGGGCGGCGCCACCGGGTGGTCCATCGTGATCGCCCTGACGGGCCTGTGGATCCCGGCGGCGGTCAACCTGTCCGGCGTCCGCAACATGGGCATCTTCCAGCTCTGGACAACAGTGCTCAAGTTCATTCCGCTGGCACTGATGTCCAGCGTCGGTCTGTTCTTCGTCGTCGGCGGAAACTTCACCCCCTGGAACATCAGCGGCGACAGCAACCTGTCCGCCGTCGGCGGCGCCATGGCCATCTGCTTGTTCAGCTACCTCGGCGTCGAGACCGCGTCGGTCGCAGCCGCCAAGGTCCGCGACCCTGCCCGCAACGTCGGTAGATCCACGATTTACGGAACCCTCGCCAGCGGTGTCGTCTACATGCTGTCCCTGATCGCCGTCTTCGGCATCCTGCCCGCCGGCGTCCTGGCTCTGGACGGCAACAAGGCGTCGTACTCCGCAGCCGCTGACGCGATCGTCGGACACGGCTCGTGGGCCGGCAACCTGGTAGCGATCGCAGTCATCATCTCCGGCATCGGCGCACTGAACGGCTGGACCATGATCTGCGCCGAAATGCCTTTGGCCGCAGCCAAGGACGGCCTGTTCCCGAAGCGGTTCGCGGTCTTGTCCGCCCGTCGGGTGCCTGCCTTCGGCATCGTCGCCTCGACCGCACTCGCCTCCGCCGCCGTGATCCTCAGCTACCTCGGAACCAGCGGTGCCACCGTCTTCACGACCCTCGTCCTGATGACCGGCATCACCTCCGCAATCCCCTATGCGTTCTCGGCCCTCGCCCAGATCGTCTGGCGTCGGCACGACCGCCGGCACGGCTTCACTCCGCGGTTCTATCTCGACGTCAGCGTGGCCGCCGTGGCCTTCGCGCTGTCGCTGGCGTTCATCTACTTCTCCCGCAACACCGGACAGACCTGGTACGTCGTGTGGGGCCCCTTCCTGATGGCAGCCGTGGCCGCCCTGGCCGGCATCCCGATCTACCTGTCGAAACGCAGCTCGATGACCGAGCCCGAGCCGGTACCGGAGTACCGATGA
- a CDS encoding arginine deiminase produces the protein MRFHVDSEVGQLKQAIVHRPGIELNRLTPENVDELLFDDVMWSHRAREEHDAFVKQLEAGGVVVHHFATLLEEALDTIGARQFLQDRLVTANRFGPALDGPLDELVGSTPAKLLAELLIGGVLKEDVSHLLQAPSLLMDYLAADDFLLRPLPNHLFQRDNSAWIYDGVSINPMAKPARRRETINSRVVYNFHPMFRETPPTFLYGNDSQAHDSATIEGGDITVIGNRAVMIGMGERSTPQGVETLARSLFHAGTVDKVIVVELPKSRAFMHLDTVMTMIDRDAFCIYPYLPDELRSFTLTSVGTGGDFKLEENSELFPAVADALGLDSLRLLRTPIDKKGAQREQWNDSNNFLAVSPGVILGYERNTTTNQYLTDQGIEIIPVVGEELGRGRGGPRCMTCPIEREAVSS, from the coding sequence ATGAGATTCCATGTCGATTCCGAAGTCGGTCAGCTCAAGCAGGCCATCGTCCACCGGCCGGGGATCGAGCTGAACCGACTCACCCCGGAGAACGTCGACGAGCTGCTCTTCGACGACGTGATGTGGTCGCACCGGGCCCGCGAAGAGCATGACGCCTTCGTCAAGCAACTCGAGGCCGGCGGGGTCGTCGTCCACCACTTCGCGACCCTGCTGGAGGAAGCGCTCGACACCATCGGCGCTCGTCAGTTCCTCCAGGACCGGCTCGTGACGGCGAACCGCTTCGGCCCGGCGCTGGACGGCCCGCTCGACGAGTTGGTCGGGTCCACTCCGGCGAAGCTGCTGGCCGAGCTGCTGATCGGCGGCGTACTCAAGGAGGATGTGTCGCACCTGCTGCAGGCGCCAAGCCTCTTGATGGACTACCTGGCGGCCGACGACTTCCTGCTCCGGCCTCTGCCGAACCACTTGTTCCAGCGCGACAACTCAGCCTGGATCTACGACGGCGTCTCCATCAACCCGATGGCGAAACCGGCCAGAAGGCGCGAGACGATCAACTCGCGCGTCGTCTACAACTTCCACCCGATGTTCCGGGAGACCCCGCCGACTTTCCTTTACGGCAACGACTCCCAGGCCCACGACTCAGCGACCATCGAGGGCGGCGACATCACTGTCATCGGCAACCGGGCCGTGATGATCGGGATGGGCGAACGCTCCACCCCGCAGGGCGTCGAGACGTTGGCTCGCAGCCTCTTCCACGCCGGGACCGTTGACAAGGTGATCGTCGTCGAACTCCCGAAGTCACGGGCCTTCATGCACCTGGACACCGTGATGACGATGATCGACCGCGACGCCTTCTGCATCTATCCCTACCTGCCGGACGAGCTGCGCTCTTTCACTCTCACGTCGGTCGGTACCGGCGGAGACTTCAAGCTCGAGGAGAACAGCGAACTGTTCCCCGCCGTCGCCGACGCCCTCGGCCTGGACAGCCTCCGGCTCCTGCGCACGCCGATCGACAAGAAGGGCGCTCAGCGGGAGCAGTGGAACGACAGCAACAACTTCCTGGCCGTCTCCCCCGGCGTGATCCTCGGCTACGAACGCAACACGACCACCAACCAGTACCTGACCGACCAGGGCATCGAGATCATCCCCGTCGTCGGCGAGGAACTCGGCCGCGGCCGCGGCGGACCCCGCTGCATGACCTGCCCGATCGAACGAGAGGCAGTCTCGTCATGA
- the argF gene encoding ornithine carbamoyltransferase translates to MTHDLHGRSFLKELDFTPDEWRGLLTLAGELKVGKKAGTEHQYLTGKNLALIFEKASTRTRCAFEVAAHDQGAHVTYLDPTGSHLGHKESAADTARVLARMYDGIEYRGFSQQTAETLATWSGVPVWNGLTDEWHPTQSLCDMLTMREHAGKPDHEISFAFVGDAADNVANSLLIAGAMLGMDVRMVSPASLTNPESVIKAAESIAADTGAKITRTSDITTGVAGADFIYTDVWVSMGEPVEAWADRIALLTPYQVTSDLLARTGNPAVKFMHCLPAFHDRQTEVGEDLYRQTGLTSLEVTDEVFESPASIVFDQAENRLHTIKAVMVATLGR, encoded by the coding sequence ATGACCCACGACCTGCACGGCAGAAGCTTCCTCAAGGAGCTCGACTTCACACCGGACGAGTGGCGTGGCTTGCTCACCCTCGCCGGTGAGCTGAAGGTCGGCAAGAAGGCAGGCACCGAGCACCAGTACCTGACCGGGAAGAACCTCGCGCTCATCTTCGAGAAGGCCTCGACCCGCACACGCTGCGCCTTCGAGGTCGCTGCCCATGACCAAGGCGCCCACGTGACCTACCTCGACCCGACTGGCTCGCACCTGGGTCACAAGGAATCCGCGGCCGACACTGCGCGAGTACTGGCCCGCATGTACGACGGCATCGAGTACCGCGGCTTCAGCCAGCAGACGGCCGAGACGCTCGCGACCTGGTCCGGCGTACCGGTCTGGAACGGTCTGACCGACGAGTGGCACCCGACCCAGTCGCTCTGCGACATGCTCACCATGCGCGAACACGCCGGTAAGCCCGACCACGAGATCTCGTTCGCCTTCGTCGGCGACGCAGCCGACAACGTCGCCAACTCACTCCTGATCGCCGGCGCGATGCTCGGCATGGACGTCCGAATGGTCTCGCCTGCATCCCTCACCAATCCCGAGTCAGTGATCAAGGCAGCCGAGAGCATCGCGGCGGACACCGGGGCGAAGATCACCCGCACCAGCGACATCACGACCGGAGTGGCAGGTGCCGACTTCATCTACACAGATGTCTGGGTCTCGATGGGAGAGCCTGTCGAAGCCTGGGCAGACCGAATCGCCTTGCTGACGCCGTACCAGGTCACCTCAGACCTGCTGGCCCGGACCGGCAACCCTGCGGTCAAGTTCATGCACTGCCTGCCGGCCTTCCACGACCGTCAAACCGAGGTCGGCGAAGACCTCTACCGCCAGACCGGCCTCACCTCGCTCGAGGTGACCGACGAGGTCTTCGAGTCACCGGCCTCGATCGTCTTCGACCAGGCCGAGAACCGCCTGCACACCATCAAGGCCGTCATGGTCGCCACCCTGGGACGCTGA
- a CDS encoding carbamate kinase yields MRIVIALGGNALLRRGEKPDAATQLAHLVAAAPALAKIAAEHELVLVHGNGPQVGLLALESTTDTSLSRSYPLSDLVAETQGMIGYWIQQALTNAGLMHPVVTLVTQTVVDQNDPGFITPTKFIGSGYSEDKAHQLVKRNNWTIRRDGNNWRRVVASPKPQRIVELDTAEILLQHHTTVVLAGGGGIPVTEGPDGLTGAEAVVDKDHAAALIATELKADLLVMLTDVPAVYLDYGSPSERPLRDVTLADLTGRSFPAGSMGPKIAAAVQFVATTHGRAAIGALDDTTAVVAGTAGTQLTTT; encoded by the coding sequence ATGCGCATAGTCATCGCACTCGGCGGCAACGCCCTCCTGCGCCGTGGCGAGAAACCCGACGCCGCCACCCAGCTCGCGCATCTCGTCGCGGCAGCACCCGCCCTGGCCAAGATCGCCGCCGAACACGAGCTGGTACTTGTCCACGGCAACGGTCCGCAGGTCGGACTGCTCGCTCTCGAAAGCACCACGGACACCAGCTTGTCCCGCTCTTACCCGCTGAGCGACCTCGTCGCCGAAACTCAGGGAATGATCGGGTACTGGATCCAGCAGGCCCTCACCAACGCCGGCCTGATGCATCCGGTCGTCACCCTCGTGACGCAAACCGTCGTCGACCAGAACGACCCCGGTTTCATCACTCCCACCAAGTTCATCGGCAGCGGCTACAGCGAGGACAAGGCCCACCAACTCGTCAAACGCAACAACTGGACCATCCGCCGCGACGGCAACAACTGGCGCCGAGTGGTCGCTTCCCCCAAGCCTCAACGAATCGTCGAGCTCGACACCGCCGAGATCCTCCTGCAGCACCACACGACCGTCGTACTCGCAGGCGGAGGCGGAATACCCGTCACCGAAGGCCCCGACGGCCTGACCGGCGCCGAAGCAGTCGTCGACAAGGATCACGCCGCCGCCCTCATCGCCACCGAACTCAAAGCCGACCTCTTAGTCATGCTGACCGACGTACCGGCCGTCTACCTCGACTACGGCTCGCCGTCCGAGCGGCCTCTGCGCGACGTCACCCTCGCAGACCTGACCGGCCGCTCCTTTCCAGCCGGCTCGATGGGCCCGAAGATCGCCGCCGCCGTCCAGTTCGTCGCAACCACCCACGGCCGAGCAGCAATCGGCGCCTTGGACGACACAACCGCCGTGGTGGCCGGAACAGCCGGCACCCAACTCACCACGACCTGA
- a CDS encoding helix-turn-helix domain-containing protein, with translation MAVAAAALVLRAKAVPFSTLEALCEALDCQPGDILRWVADEAVQGPAGSTCRG, from the coding sequence GTGGCCGTTGCTGCAGCGGCTCTCGTCTTGCGCGCGAAGGCGGTCCCGTTCAGTACGCTGGAGGCGCTGTGTGAGGCGCTGGACTGCCAGCCTGGCGACATCCTGCGCTGGGTCGCCGACGAGGCTGTTCAAGGGCCGGCCGGATCTACCTGTCGCGGCTGA